From a region of the Salvelinus namaycush isolate Seneca chromosome 40, SaNama_1.0, whole genome shotgun sequence genome:
- the LOC120033668 gene encoding uncharacterized protein LOC120033668 isoform X1: protein MEHGDVSSTNADWMSQLPEELWGTPLWDLAIPGSHDSMSYCLDTHSPVLGSESFMLQFLDRLAPCIVRPCVYRWATTQAWCIPDQLDAGIRFFDLRIAHKNIKNTHNTQDLLKTHNTDDTLYFAHAIYTLQTVKEALSTMAVWLKQHQKEVVILSCSHFYLLTDSEHQALVCYITQLFKDKLCPPQVQDRQDPTTACLSQGWGQFSFQKVVSVGVSSCFQEVVLVGVSSRFQEVVPVGVSSRFQEVVPVGVSSPFQEVVPVGVSSPFQEVVPVGVSSRFQEVVPVGVSSPFQEVVLVGVSSRFQEVVPVGVSSRFQEVVLVGVSSRFQEVVPVGVSSRFQEVVPVGVSSRFQEVVPVGVSSRFLEVVPVGVSSRFQEVVPVGVSSRFQEVVPVGVSSRFLEVVPVGVSLRFQEVVPVGVSSCFHEVVPVGVSSCFQEVVPVGVSSRFQEVVPVGVSSRFQEVVPVGVSSCFQEVVLVGVR, encoded by the exons ATGGAGCACGGAGACGTTTCGTCCACGAACGCAGACTGGATGTCTCAACTGCCAGAGGAACTGTGGGGTACACCGCTTTGGGACCTGGCGATACCCG GGAGTCATGACAGCATGAGTTACTGCCTGGATACACACTCTCCTGTCTTGGGTTCTGAGTCATTCATGCTGCAGTTTCTGGATCGACTGGCACCCTGCATTGTACGCCCCTGTGTCTACCGCTGGGCCACCACACAG GCGTGGTGTATTCCTGATCAGTTGGATGCTGGAATCCGGTTCTTCGATCTACGGATCGCCcataaaaacataaaaaatacacacaacacacaagaCTTGCTaaaaacacacaacacagatGACACTCTGTACTTCGCACACGCGATCTATACGCTACAGACTGTAAAG gaggccCTGTCAACCATGGCTGTGTGGTTGAAGCAGCACCAGAAGGAGGTAGTGATCCTGTCCTGTTCCCACTTCTACCTGCTGACTGACTCTGAGCACCAGGCCCTGGTCTGCTACATCACTCAGCTGTTTAAAGACAAACTCTGCCCCCCACAGGTACAGGATAGACAAGACCCCACTACTGCCTGTCTcagtcagggttggggtcagttcagTTTTCAGAAAGTGGTGTCAGTTGGGGTGAGTTCGTGTTTTCAGGAAGTGGTGTTAGTTGGGGTGAGTTCACGTTTTCAGGAAGTGGTGCCAGTTGGGGTGAGTTCACGTTTTCAGGAAGTGGTGCCAGTTGGGGTGAGTTCACCTTTTCAGGAAGTGGTGCCAGTTGGGGTGAGTTCACCTTTTCAGGAAGTGGTGCCAGTTGGGGTGAGTTCACGTTTTCAGGAAGTGGTGCCAGTTGGGGTGAGTTCACCTTTTCAGGAAGTGGTGTTAGTTGGGGTGAGTTCACGTTTTCAGGAAGTGGTGCCAGTTGGGGTGAGTTCACGTTTTCAGGAAGTGGTGTTAGTTGGGGTGAGTTCACGTTTTCAGGAAGTGGTGCCAGTTGGGGTGAGTTCACGTTTTCAGGAAGTGGTGCCAGTTGGGGTGAGTTCACGTTTTCAGGAAGTGGTGCCAGTTGGGGTGAGTTCACGTTTTCTGGAAGTGGTGCCAGTTGGGGTGAGTTCACGTTTTCAGGAAGTGGTGCCAGTTGGGGTGAGTTCACGTTTTCAGGAAGTGGTGCCAGTTGGGGTGAGTTCACGTTTTCTGGAAGTGGTGCCAGTTGGGGTGAGTTTGCGTTTTCAGGAAGTGGTGCCAGTTGGGGTGAGTTCGTGTTTTCATGAAGTGGTGCCAGTTGGGGTGAGTTCGTGTTTTCAGGAAGTGGTGCCAGTTGGGGTGAGTTCACGTTTTCAGGAAGTGGTGCCAGTTGGGGTGAGTTCACGTTTTCAGGAAGTGGTGCCAGTTGGGGTGAGTTCGTGTTTTCAGGAAGTGGTGTTAGTTGGGGTCAGATAA
- the LOC120033668 gene encoding uncharacterized protein LOC120033668 isoform X2: protein MEHGDVSSTNADWMSQLPEELWGTPLWDLAIPGSHDSMSYCLDTHSPVLGSESFMLQFLDRLAPCIAWCIPDQLDAGIRFFDLRIAHKNIKNTHNTQDLLKTHNTDDTLYFAHAIYTLQTVKEALSTMAVWLKQHQKEVVILSCSHFYLLTDSEHQALVCYITQLFKDKLCPPQVQDRQDPTTACLSQGWGQFSFQKVVSVGVSSCFQEVVLVGVSSRFQEVVPVGVSSRFQEVVPVGVSSPFQEVVPVGVSSPFQEVVPVGVSSRFQEVVPVGVSSPFQEVVLVGVSSRFQEVVPVGVSSRFQEVVLVGVSSRFQEVVPVGVSSRFQEVVPVGVSSRFQEVVPVGVSSRFLEVVPVGVSSRFQEVVPVGVSSRFQEVVPVGVSSRFLEVVPVGVSLRFQEVVPVGVSSCFHEVVPVGVSSCFQEVVPVGVSSRFQEVVPVGVSSRFQEVVPVGVSSCFQEVVLVGVR from the exons ATGGAGCACGGAGACGTTTCGTCCACGAACGCAGACTGGATGTCTCAACTGCCAGAGGAACTGTGGGGTACACCGCTTTGGGACCTGGCGATACCCG GGAGTCATGACAGCATGAGTTACTGCCTGGATACACACTCTCCTGTCTTGGGTTCTGAGTCATTCATGCTGCAGTTTCTGGATCGACTGGCACCCTGCATT GCGTGGTGTATTCCTGATCAGTTGGATGCTGGAATCCGGTTCTTCGATCTACGGATCGCCcataaaaacataaaaaatacacacaacacacaagaCTTGCTaaaaacacacaacacagatGACACTCTGTACTTCGCACACGCGATCTATACGCTACAGACTGTAAAG gaggccCTGTCAACCATGGCTGTGTGGTTGAAGCAGCACCAGAAGGAGGTAGTGATCCTGTCCTGTTCCCACTTCTACCTGCTGACTGACTCTGAGCACCAGGCCCTGGTCTGCTACATCACTCAGCTGTTTAAAGACAAACTCTGCCCCCCACAGGTACAGGATAGACAAGACCCCACTACTGCCTGTCTcagtcagggttggggtcagttcagTTTTCAGAAAGTGGTGTCAGTTGGGGTGAGTTCGTGTTTTCAGGAAGTGGTGTTAGTTGGGGTGAGTTCACGTTTTCAGGAAGTGGTGCCAGTTGGGGTGAGTTCACGTTTTCAGGAAGTGGTGCCAGTTGGGGTGAGTTCACCTTTTCAGGAAGTGGTGCCAGTTGGGGTGAGTTCACCTTTTCAGGAAGTGGTGCCAGTTGGGGTGAGTTCACGTTTTCAGGAAGTGGTGCCAGTTGGGGTGAGTTCACCTTTTCAGGAAGTGGTGTTAGTTGGGGTGAGTTCACGTTTTCAGGAAGTGGTGCCAGTTGGGGTGAGTTCACGTTTTCAGGAAGTGGTGTTAGTTGGGGTGAGTTCACGTTTTCAGGAAGTGGTGCCAGTTGGGGTGAGTTCACGTTTTCAGGAAGTGGTGCCAGTTGGGGTGAGTTCACGTTTTCAGGAAGTGGTGCCAGTTGGGGTGAGTTCACGTTTTCTGGAAGTGGTGCCAGTTGGGGTGAGTTCACGTTTTCAGGAAGTGGTGCCAGTTGGGGTGAGTTCACGTTTTCAGGAAGTGGTGCCAGTTGGGGTGAGTTCACGTTTTCTGGAAGTGGTGCCAGTTGGGGTGAGTTTGCGTTTTCAGGAAGTGGTGCCAGTTGGGGTGAGTTCGTGTTTTCATGAAGTGGTGCCAGTTGGGGTGAGTTCGTGTTTTCAGGAAGTGGTGCCAGTTGGGGTGAGTTCACGTTTTCAGGAAGTGGTGCCAGTTGGGGTGAGTTCACGTTTTCAGGAAGTGGTGCCAGTTGGGGTGAGTTCGTGTTTTCAGGAAGTGGTGTTAGTTGGGGTCAGATAA
- the LOC120033668 gene encoding PI-PLC X domain-containing protein 1-like isoform X3 produces MEHGDVSSTNADWMSQLPEELWGTPLWDLAIPGSHDSMSYCLDTHSPVLGSESFMLQFLDRLAPCIVRPCVYRWATTQAWCIPDQLDAGIRFFDLRIAHKNIKNTHNTQDLLKTHNTDDTLYFAHAIYTLQTVKEALSTMAVWLKQHQKEVVILSCSHFYLLTDSEHQALVCYITQLFKDKLCPPQETPYLSQCWDLGQQVIISYDNETILHQHKELWPKIPYWYADSADPKEVISYLEERQKAQGRAAHFFTSGLNLTEDTAVVVCNPCLTMRKLTMKSFSLLLDWVEKQTPGPDQTAVNIICGDFVGLNHFASVVIGLNKKLLKTESHR; encoded by the exons ATGGAGCACGGAGACGTTTCGTCCACGAACGCAGACTGGATGTCTCAACTGCCAGAGGAACTGTGGGGTACACCGCTTTGGGACCTGGCGATACCCG GGAGTCATGACAGCATGAGTTACTGCCTGGATACACACTCTCCTGTCTTGGGTTCTGAGTCATTCATGCTGCAGTTTCTGGATCGACTGGCACCCTGCATTGTACGCCCCTGTGTCTACCGCTGGGCCACCACACAG GCGTGGTGTATTCCTGATCAGTTGGATGCTGGAATCCGGTTCTTCGATCTACGGATCGCCcataaaaacataaaaaatacacacaacacacaagaCTTGCTaaaaacacacaacacagatGACACTCTGTACTTCGCACACGCGATCTATACGCTACAGACTGTAAAG gaggccCTGTCAACCATGGCTGTGTGGTTGAAGCAGCACCAGAAGGAGGTAGTGATCCTGTCCTGTTCCCACTTCTACCTGCTGACTGACTCTGAGCACCAGGCCCTGGTCTGCTACATCACTCAGCTGTTTAAAGACAAACTCTGCCCCCCACAG gagaCTCCCTATCTGAGCCAGTGCTGGGATCTGGGGCAGCAAGTCATCATTTCGTACGACAATGAGACGATTCTTCACCAACACAAGGAACTGTGGCCTAAGATCCCTTACTG GTACGCTGACTCGGCAGACCCCAAAGAGGTAATTTCTTACCTGGAGGAGCGGCAGAAGGCCCAAGGAAGAgcag CTCATTTCTTCACCTCGGGGCTGAACCTGACGGAGGATACTGCTGTGGTGGTCTGCAACCCCTGTCTGACGATGAGGAAGTTAACGATGAAGAGTTTCTCCCTGCTGCTGGACTGGGTGGAGAAGCAGACTCCTGGACCGGACCAGACCGCTGTCAACATCATTTGTGGAGACTTTGTGGGTCTGAACCACTTTGCCTCTGTGGTTATCGGGCTCAATAAGAAACTACTGAAGACAGAGAGCCACAGATGA
- the LOC120033683 gene encoding regucalcin-like has product MSVKVECVVKERCEIGEGPVWEEKEGTLLFVDISGQKIHRWNPATNQKETVATEKFVGCAVPRRSGGYVIGEGRSFGALDWESKSISTIAVIDEDKPNNRFNDGKVDPAGRLFAGTMAVEERPTVLELKQGSLFSLNKDHIVVKHFNQVDISNGLDWSLDHKTFYYIDSLTYTVEAFNYDINTGSISNRRMVYKMEEGEGIPDGMCIDADGRLWVACYNGGRVIQIDPQTGVRLQTVKLPVDKTTSCCFGGIDYSDLYVTSACKGMDEADLAKQPQAGFVFRITGLGAKGIPANSFTG; this is encoded by the exons ATGTCTGTGAAGGTGGAGTGTGTGGTGAAAGAGAGGTGTGAGATCGGAGAAGGGCCAGTGTGGGAGGAGAAAGAAGGAACTCTGCTCTTTGTGGACATATCCGGACAGAAGATCCACCGCTGGAACCCAGCAACCAATCAGAAAGAGACAGTGGCCACAG AGAAGTTTGTGGGCTGTGCGGTCCCTCGGCGGTCTGGAGGCTATGTGATCGGAGAGGGACGGAGTTTTGGAGCGCTGGACTGGGAGTCCAAGTCCATCTCCACCATCGCTGTCATCGATGAAGACAAACCCAACAACCGCTTTAATGATGGCAAGGTGGACCCTGCTGGACGCCTCTTTGCAG GTACCATGGCGGTGGAGGAACGTCCTACAGTTCTAGAGCTGAAGCAGGGTTCTCTGTTCTCCCTGAACAAGGACCACATTGTAGTCAAACATTTCAATCAG GTGGACATCTCAAACGGTCTGGACTGGTCTCTGGACCACAAAACCTTCTACTACATAGACAGCCTCACCTACACTGTGGAAGCCTTCAACTATGACATCAACACCGGGAGTATCA gtaaccGGCGGATGGTGTATaagatggaggagggggaggggattCCTGATGGCATGTGTATTGACGCAGACGGTAGACTCTGGGTCGCCTGCTACAATGGAGGCAGAGTGATTCAGATTGACccacagacag GGGTGCGTTTGCAGACAGTGAAGCTACCAGTGGATAAGACAACATCATGTTGTTTCGGGGGTATAGACTATTCAGACCTGTACGTGACCTCAGCCTGCAAGGGAATGGATGAGGCAGACCTGGCCAAGCAACCACAGGCAGGCTTTGTCTTtagg ATCACAGGCCTGGGTGCAAAGGGCATTCCTGCAAATTCATTCACTGGATGA